The Polyangium aurulentum genomic interval AGGCGCGACGAGCCCGAGGCCGCGCTCTCGCTGTGGCGCGCGCTCGTGCGGGGCACCTGGACCCTCGTCGATCAATTCGACCAGGATGGCCGCCGGTTCGTCATCGCCGTGCGCAACGCGCCCTCCGCAGCCCGCGCCCGCGCCGCGCTCACCCCCCTCGAGCGCAGCATCGTCGGGCTCCTCTCGAGCGGACACTCCAACAAAATCGTGGCCTACGAGCTCGGCATCAGCCCTTCCACGGTCACGCGCGTGACGCAATCGGCTTGCCGCAAGCTCGGCCTGCGCAGCCGCCTCGACCTCGTCCGCTTCGCGCTCGACGCCCCCGGCGACGACAGCGGCGACCAGGCCGACCCGGAGCCCAGCGGAACGACCCGCTGAGCCCCGGGCGCCTCGACTCACGGAGCGGGCGGGCCGTCGCGTCCGTCGGCATCAGGGTGCAGGAGCCGGTGCGCCAGCTCCATGCGCGAGCCGACCCCGAGCTTGCGAAAGATGGACGCCGCCTGGTTGGCCACCGTGCGCGCCGACGTCCCCCGCTGCCGAGCGATCTCCGCGTTCGACGCGCCGCTGAGAAGCAGCTCGACGACCTCCCGCTCGGCCGGCGAAAGGCCCTCCAGCGCCTCGATCACCGCTACAGTGGAATAGCTCAAGACCATCACCTCCCGCCCTGCGAGGTTCAGGATCGACGCGCGCAAGTCGCGCGGCGCCCGCATCCGATCACCTACAGGCCGTTCGAAATACTCCCCCCGGATCAATTCAGCGCCAGTCGTCGCGATCATGATCTCCCCCTGATATTCGCAATGCCGGGTATCGCATGCGGTGTCAAGGGCCAAAGGTTTGGCGACCGGGCGAATTCATAGACCCCAGACAATGGTTCTCGATCACCTGATAACCACGAATGCATCCCCCCCACGTCGCGCTCGTCATCACCTCACGTCGCGCTCGCCGTCCCCGTTCCTCCTGAACGGCACCGGAGACTGACGAAGACCTGACAGATCGAAGGGCGGGCAGGGGTTCTCAACCCCCCGCCCCCCGGGTAGCCTCGACGGCGATGGTTGATCCGATCCGCGTCGAAGCTGCGGCGAACCGCTTCCGGGCCTTCTTCGACGAGCTGCACCAGCTCTTCCTCGAGCGCGACGACCTGCTCGAGCAGCTCGCCCTCGCCCTGCTCGCCCGCGAGCACCTTCTCGTCACGGGCCCGCCGGGGACCGCCAAGAGCCAGCTCGCCTCCGCCGTCTTCGCCCGCATCCTCGACGAGGAGACCGGCGAGCCGAGCCTGTACGCCCGCCAGATCGGAGAGAGCACGGTTCAGACGGATCTCATCGGCCCTATCGACTTCAAGACGCTCATGCAGACGGGCCGCACGGAGTATTTCACCGACGAGGGCATGCTCGGCGCCGTGCACGCCTTCCTCGACGAGATCTTCGACGGCCGCGACATGCTCTTGCGCTCGGCGCTGAACGTGCTGCACGAGCGCGAGCTGAAGCAGGGCACGCGCGTGAAGCGGGGGCGCGTCGAGTGCGCGCTCATGACGTCGAACCGCTACATCGCCGACGTCCTCGAGGGCGCGCGCGAGACGCTGCTCGCGTTCGTCGATCGCATCGCCTTCGTCTCCTTCGTGCCGCGCGGCTTCGCCGAGCCCTCGCGGCTCGGCCTCGTCTTGCGCCGTCATATCGGAGGGACCGCGCGCCCCCTTCTCGAAGCCACGTTGAGCATCCAGGATCTCGACGCCCTACAACACATGGTCGACGACGTCCACGTCTCGGACGCGATCTGCGACGGCCTCGCGAGCTTCCTCGAGCGCTTCGACCGCGAGCTGAACACGGCCGTGCGCGCCGACCAGGCCTTCGTGCCCACCCGCTACATCTCGACGCGCACCGCGGTCCGCTCGGGCCGCGTGCTTCGCGCGGCCGTGATCTTCGACCGGGTTTTCCGCAATCCCAAGCGCCCGCTCGAGGTCCTTCCCTCCGATTTCCGGGCCCTGCGGCTGCACCTTCTGCTCTCCGGCCCCACGCCCGACGCCGCCGAGAAGCTCCTCGCCCGCGAGAGCGATCCGAACGAGCGCCGTCAGCTCACCATCCTGCGCACCGAGCGGTCGATCTTCGAGCGCTGCATCGCCGAGATGCCGCCGATCAAGGTCGTCCCGCGCCCCGCGCCGAAGCCGCCGGAGCCCAGCAAGGCCGCGAAGGCAGACCCTGCGTCCGTTTCGATCAACATCCAGAAGAAAACCGAGCCGCCCCCGCCTCCGGACAAACCCAGGGTCTTGCTCGACCAGGCGCTCACGTCGGGCGACGTCGGGCGCATCATCGCGGCCCTGCGCGAGCTGTCGGCGATGGCGCGGGCCGGCGCGCTCGAGGCGGCGCGGGCGACCGAGCTGCTCAAAGAGGCGGCCGCGGGCCTTCAGTCCGAGGTGCTGCGCCGGGGCCTCGCGGCGCCCGAGGCGGGGGGCAATCGCTCGATTCGCGACGTCGCCTCCGATCTGACCCGGCTCGCCGCCGAGGTCGACGACGGCTCGGCCGCGACGCGCAGCCTCGCCCGATGGCTCCGCGGCCGCGCGCTCGTGCTGGTCGACGAGGCTGCGGCCCACGCGGCGGGGGCGTCGTCGAGCGATCTCCTCGCGGCTTTCCTCGACGACGGGATCGAGGCGGGGCAGCGGGCGTTCGCGCGGCTGGACGCGCTCGAGTCGTTGCACGCGCTGCGCCGCGAGCTGCTCGCGCAGGGCGCGGTGCACGGGACGGGCGAGGAGAAGGTGTGGCAGCGGGCGATCGACGCGGCCGAGGACGACATCGCGACGCTGCTCGACACGGGCTTCCGCATCGTGGTCGAGCGGGCGTTGAAGAGCGCCCCCGCTCGCCGGCTCGGCGAGGTGCTGGCCGCGATGGCGCCCGAGCTCGATCGTATCGACGTGATGGCGAGCCGGCTCGCGGCCCTGCGCGGCGCGCCTTCGAGCCTCAAGGCGAAGGTGGCCGGGCCCCGCATCGGGGCGCTGCTCGAGGCGGTCTTCTCGACCTTCGACGCCAAGGATCGCGCTGCAATCACGCGCGAGATCACGACGCTCGTCTCGGTATTGCGCAAATCGGGGCTCGGGGAGGCGCTCGCGCCCGAGGGATTCTTGCGATGGGCGGCCGAGGCGCTCTTGCGAACCGAAGGCACGCCGCAGTCGCCCGACGGCGTCCCCTCGTACGATGGATACCGGCGGCTGCGCGCGGCCGAGCAGCGCTCTTCGGTGTCGTTCACGCTGGCCGAGATTGCCCTCGTGGTCGCGAAGGAGACGATCAGCGCCGCGCCCTCGCCGGCGGAGGCTGCGTCCGCGGTCGCCATGCTCTGCGCGAGGCTGCCCGACGGCGTGCGCGGTCGCGTGGTCGACGCGGATCTCGCGCGCATCGGCCGCGCCCTCGATTACCTCGAGCGCTTCTGGTCGAGCCTCATGACGCTGCCTGGGGACGACGAGGCGCGCGTGCGGACCATCGTCGAGTCGCGCTTCTTCGACATCCTGTGGGACGAATCCGCGCTCACGCGGTTCGCGCTCGAGGCGCGCGTGGTGGTGGATATTTTTCCGGGGCACGGTGAGGCCGTGGAGGTCGTCAAAAAGCGCCTCGACGCGCTCGACGAGAGCACGCGCGCCGCGCTCACCGACCTCTTCCGCCGCCGATCGAACGCCGCATGGGCCGTCACCCTGCGCGATCGCCCGAAGGCAT includes:
- a CDS encoding helix-turn-helix domain-containing protein → MIATTGAELIRGEYFERPVGDRMRAPRDLRASILNLAGREVMVLSYSTVAVIEALEGLSPAEREVVELLLSGASNAEIARQRGTSARTVANQAASIFRKLGVGSRMELAHRLLHPDADGRDGPPAP
- a CDS encoding AAA family ATPase, yielding MVDPIRVEAAANRFRAFFDELHQLFLERDDLLEQLALALLAREHLLVTGPPGTAKSQLASAVFARILDEETGEPSLYARQIGESTVQTDLIGPIDFKTLMQTGRTEYFTDEGMLGAVHAFLDEIFDGRDMLLRSALNVLHERELKQGTRVKRGRVECALMTSNRYIADVLEGARETLLAFVDRIAFVSFVPRGFAEPSRLGLVLRRHIGGTARPLLEATLSIQDLDALQHMVDDVHVSDAICDGLASFLERFDRELNTAVRADQAFVPTRYISTRTAVRSGRVLRAAVIFDRVFRNPKRPLEVLPSDFRALRLHLLLSGPTPDAAEKLLARESDPNERRQLTILRTERSIFERCIAEMPPIKVVPRPAPKPPEPSKAAKADPASVSINIQKKTEPPPPPDKPRVLLDQALTSGDVGRIIAALRELSAMARAGALEAARATELLKEAAAGLQSEVLRRGLAAPEAGGNRSIRDVASDLTRLAAEVDDGSAATRSLARWLRGRALVLVDEAAAHAAGASSSDLLAAFLDDGIEAGQRAFARLDALESLHALRRELLAQGAVHGTGEEKVWQRAIDAAEDDIATLLDTGFRIVVERALKSAPARRLGEVLAAMAPELDRIDVMASRLAALRGAPSSLKAKVAGPRIGALLEAVFSTFDAKDRAAITREITTLVSVLRKSGLGEALAPEGFLRWAAEALLRTEGTPQSPDGVPSYDGYRRLRAAEQRSSVSFTLAEIALVVAKETISAAPSPAEAASAVAMLCARLPDGVRGRVVDADLARIGRALDYLERFWSSLMTLPGDDEARVRTIVESRFFDILWDESALTRFALEARVVVDIFPGHGEAVEVVKKRLDALDESTRAALTDLFRRRSNAAWAVTLRDRPKA